A portion of the uncultured Draconibacterium sp. genome contains these proteins:
- the ppdK gene encoding pyruvate, phosphate dikinase, whose protein sequence is MTKHVYTFGAGQAEGKADMKNLLGGKGANLAEMNLIGVPVPPGFTITTEVCTMYNEKGQQATFDLIKPEVEAAVALVEKLTETEFGSKENPCLVSVRSGARASMPGMMDTVLNLGMNEDAVAGIAKKSGNERFAWDSYRRFVQMYGDVVMEMKPASKEEHDPFEEIIDQLKEEKGIALDTQFTTEDLQELVKRFKAAVKKVTGKDFPTDPWEQLWGAVAAVFNSWNNDRAILYRRLEQIPDEWGTAVNVQAMVFGNMGESSATGVAFTRDAGTGEDVFNGEYLINAQGEDVVAGIRTPQEITKSGSLKWAALQGISEEERASKFPSLEETMPELYAQLNETQQKLEDHYSDMQDLEFTIQEGKLWLLQTRNGKRTGSAMVNIAVDMLEEGRIDEKTALQRIDAAKLDELLHPVFDTEAMKAASVLAKGLPASPGAATGQVVFFADEANKYPEAVLVRVETSPEDLEGMHIAKGILTARGGMTSHAAVVARGMGKCCVSGAGNVKINYKTRIMTIDGKEFKEGDWISLNGSTGEVYDGKVATMDPELSGNFAKIMDLADKFTRMTVRTNADSPADAQVARDFGAQGIGLCRTEHMFFEGERIKAMREMILAKTEVDRRKALDKLLPYQREDFEGILEAMAGYGVTIRLLDPPLHEFVPHEEANQKEMADEMGISVEEVKALVEDLHEFNPMLGHRGCRLGNTYPEITEMQARAIIEAAVNLKQKGVDAKPEIMVPLIGTVKEFKLQADIINATAQKVFEEKGATCDYMVGTMIEIPRAAMTADLVAEHAEFFSFGTNDLTQMTFGYSRDDAGKFLPIYIEKGILKNDPFQVLDQEGVGQVVKIGVEKGRSTKPNLKVGICGEHGGEPSSVMFCDSVGMDYVSCSPYRVPIARVAAAQANLK, encoded by the coding sequence ATGACAAAGCATGTATATACTTTCGGAGCCGGACAGGCAGAAGGTAAAGCAGACATGAAAAACCTTTTAGGAGGTAAAGGTGCCAACCTTGCAGAGATGAACCTTATTGGTGTACCTGTTCCTCCCGGATTTACAATTACTACAGAAGTTTGTACGATGTACAACGAAAAAGGTCAGCAAGCAACGTTCGACCTGATAAAACCAGAAGTTGAGGCCGCTGTGGCGCTGGTTGAAAAACTAACAGAAACTGAATTTGGCAGCAAAGAAAATCCATGTTTGGTTTCAGTTCGTTCAGGAGCACGAGCTTCAATGCCAGGTATGATGGACACCGTTCTTAACCTGGGTATGAACGAAGATGCTGTTGCAGGAATTGCAAAAAAATCGGGTAACGAACGTTTTGCCTGGGACTCATACCGTCGTTTTGTTCAGATGTATGGCGACGTGGTAATGGAAATGAAACCTGCCAGTAAAGAAGAGCACGATCCTTTTGAAGAGATCATCGATCAGTTGAAAGAAGAAAAAGGTATTGCATTGGATACTCAATTCACCACCGAAGACTTGCAGGAACTGGTTAAGCGATTTAAAGCAGCCGTTAAAAAAGTTACCGGGAAAGATTTCCCAACCGATCCGTGGGAGCAACTTTGGGGAGCTGTTGCGGCCGTATTTAACAGCTGGAACAACGACCGCGCGATTCTTTACCGTCGTTTAGAGCAAATCCCTGACGAATGGGGAACTGCTGTAAACGTTCAGGCAATGGTATTTGGTAATATGGGCGAAAGCTCGGCAACAGGTGTTGCATTTACCCGCGATGCCGGAACCGGTGAAGACGTATTTAATGGTGAGTACCTGATTAATGCACAGGGCGAGGATGTGGTTGCCGGAATTCGCACACCACAGGAAATCACCAAATCAGGTTCGTTAAAATGGGCGGCTCTTCAGGGAATTTCTGAAGAAGAGCGTGCTTCGAAATTTCCATCATTGGAAGAAACGATGCCAGAACTATATGCTCAGTTAAACGAAACTCAGCAAAAACTCGAAGACCACTACAGCGATATGCAGGACCTTGAGTTTACCATTCAGGAAGGAAAATTGTGGTTGCTGCAAACCCGTAACGGAAAACGTACCGGTTCGGCAATGGTAAATATTGCTGTTGATATGCTGGAAGAAGGTCGTATCGACGAAAAAACTGCATTGCAAAGAATCGACGCTGCAAAACTGGACGAATTACTTCACCCGGTTTTCGATACTGAAGCAATGAAAGCTGCAAGTGTATTGGCAAAAGGTTTGCCCGCATCGCCAGGTGCTGCAACCGGCCAGGTTGTTTTCTTTGCCGACGAAGCCAATAAGTATCCTGAGGCAGTTTTGGTACGTGTTGAAACATCGCCTGAAGATTTGGAAGGTATGCACATTGCCAAAGGTATTTTAACTGCCCGCGGAGGTATGACATCGCACGCAGCGGTTGTTGCCCGTGGTATGGGTAAATGTTGTGTATCGGGTGCCGGTAATGTAAAAATCAATTACAAAACCCGCATAATGACCATCGACGGAAAAGAATTTAAAGAAGGCGACTGGATTTCATTAAACGGATCAACCGGCGAGGTTTACGATGGTAAAGTTGCTACAATGGATCCTGAATTGAGCGGAAACTTCGCAAAAATAATGGATCTGGCCGACAAGTTTACCCGTATGACAGTTCGTACGAATGCCGACTCTCCTGCTGATGCACAAGTTGCACGCGACTTTGGAGCTCAGGGAATTGGACTTTGCCGTACGGAGCACATGTTCTTCGAAGGAGAAAGAATTAAAGCGATGCGCGAAATGATTTTGGCGAAAACTGAAGTTGACCGTCGCAAAGCATTAGATAAATTATTACCATATCAACGTGAAGATTTCGAAGGAATTTTGGAAGCGATGGCCGGTTACGGAGTAACAATCCGTTTGCTCGATCCGCCATTACACGAATTCGTTCCGCACGAAGAAGCCAACCAAAAAGAGATGGCAGACGAGATGGGCATTTCTGTTGAAGAGGTAAAAGCATTGGTAGAAGACCTTCACGAATTTAACCCGATGTTGGGTCACCGTGGATGTCGTTTGGGAAATACTTATCCTGAGATTACCGAAATGCAGGCACGCGCCATTATTGAGGCTGCGGTTAACCTGAAGCAAAAAGGTGTTGATGCAAAACCTGAAATTATGGTTCCGCTTATTGGTACAGTAAAAGAATTTAAATTGCAAGCCGATATTATTAATGCTACAGCACAAAAAGTATTTGAAGAGAAAGGTGCAACTTGCGACTACATGGTTGGAACAATGATTGAGATACCACGTGCAGCAATGACTGCTGATTTAGTAGCAGAGCATGCCGAGTTCTTCTCATTCGGAACAAATGACCTTACGCAGATGACGTTTGGTTATTCGCGGGACGACGCCGGTAAATTCTTACCAATCTACATTGAAAAAGGCATCTTGAAAAACGATCCGTTCCAGGTTCTTGACCAGGAAGGTGTTGGACAAGTAGTAAAAATTGGTGTAGAAAAAGGCCGCAGTACAAAACCGAACTTAAAAGTTGGTATTTGTGGCGAGCACGGTGGCGAGCCTTCATCAGTAATGTTCTGCGACAGCGTTGGAATGGACTACGTAAGTTGTTCTCCATACCGTGTACCAATTGCACGAGTAGCTGCTGCACAAGCTAATTTAAAATAG
- a CDS encoding response regulator transcription factor has product MSDQKVDIVVTDDHKLFRKGMVGLLDDFEIVGDIYEAGNGIELLELIGKLDKKPELVLLDINMPEMDGVKVTGCLRKDYPDIRILILSMEEAPQLVAHLVSEGVNGYLLKSAEPDELELAIKKVMKNDFYFSGSLSGAVLQGFKNVSPKDTAVNIKLTKRESQVLKLICEELTATEIGEKLGLSARTIEGHKYNLLFKTSTKNIAGLVIFAIKNNLYKI; this is encoded by the coding sequence ATGAGTGATCAAAAAGTTGATATTGTTGTTACCGATGACCATAAACTGTTCAGAAAGGGAATGGTTGGCTTGTTGGACGATTTTGAAATTGTTGGTGATATTTATGAAGCTGGTAATGGAATCGAATTATTGGAGCTGATAGGGAAACTGGATAAAAAGCCGGAGCTTGTTTTGCTTGATATTAATATGCCCGAAATGGATGGCGTAAAAGTTACCGGATGTTTACGAAAGGATTATCCCGACATTCGTATACTTATATTGAGTATGGAAGAAGCTCCTCAACTGGTTGCCCACCTGGTAAGTGAAGGAGTAAATGGTTACCTGTTAAAAAGTGCCGAACCCGATGAGTTGGAACTGGCCATTAAAAAAGTAATGAAAAATGACTTTTATTTTTCGGGAAGTTTGTCGGGGGCAGTATTACAAGGTTTTAAAAATGTTTCGCCAAAGGACACGGCTGTTAATATTAAGCTTACCAAGCGCGAAAGCCAGGTTTTAAAGTTAATTTGTGAAGAATTAACAGCTACCGAAATAGGGGAAAAACTCGGATTAAGTGCACGCACAATTGAAGGACATAAATACAATTTGCTTTTTAAAACGAGTACGAAGAATATAGCCGGACTGGTTATTTTCGCCATTAAAAATAATCTCTATAAAATATAA
- a CDS encoding sensor histidine kinase yields the protein MEGAGNSEILLVYLIGTIAMLLLAGGIFFFFIAYQKRLLQKQLELNRVVQNQQEEIIKNTIQSQENERKRIARDLHDEVGAMLSVVKLNVARIEKKTEEEKAKGLAAETKSYLDDVILQVRRISRSLLPPSLEKLGLYFALEELASWVNKADQLTIACWKSGEQFRFDSNQELAVFRIVQELVNNAIKHAEASQISIDVRFENQHVALVVGDDGKGFLPEEKVQTGLGLRNLESRLEMAKAKFKIKSAPGKGTRAIIVLQTDE from the coding sequence GTGGAAGGAGCCGGAAATTCTGAGATATTACTCGTTTACTTAATTGGTACCATAGCTATGTTGTTGCTGGCCGGTGGTATATTTTTCTTTTTCATAGCTTACCAAAAAAGGTTGTTGCAAAAACAATTGGAGCTGAATCGGGTGGTTCAAAATCAGCAGGAAGAAATAATTAAAAATACCATACAATCGCAGGAAAATGAAAGAAAACGAATTGCCCGCGATTTGCACGACGAGGTGGGAGCCATGCTATCAGTTGTAAAGTTAAACGTTGCACGAATTGAGAAAAAGACTGAAGAAGAAAAAGCAAAAGGATTGGCTGCAGAAACTAAGAGCTACCTTGATGATGTAATCCTTCAGGTGCGTCGGATTTCAAGGTCGTTATTGCCACCATCGCTTGAAAAGCTGGGTTTATATTTTGCCCTCGAAGAATTGGCAAGCTGGGTAAATAAAGCAGACCAATTAACCATCGCGTGCTGGAAAAGCGGAGAGCAATTTCGTTTTGATAGCAACCAGGAACTGGCTGTTTTTCGTATCGTACAGGAGTTGGTAAATAATGCCATTAAACATGCCGAGGCATCGCAAATTTCGATTGATGTTCGTTTCGAAAACCAGCATGTGGCACTTGTTGTTGGCGATGATGGTAAAGGTTTTCTTCCGGAGGAAAAAGTGCAAACGGGGCTTGGACTGCGTAATCTCGAAAGCCGGTTGGAAATGGCAAAAGCAAAATTTAAAATAAAATCAGCGCCGGGAAAAGGTACCCGGGCTATTATAGTTCTGCAAACCGATGAGTGA
- the ruvX gene encoding Holliday junction resolvase RuvX, whose amino-acid sequence MARILAIDYGKKRTGLAVTDPGQIIANRLTTVPTHTIWDFLKEYFEKEKVETVVVGYPKQMNNQASESVRFINPFLKKFQQKYPEIKLEIYDERFTSKMAFQTMIDGGLKKQKRQDKALVDAISATIILQNYLEQKRNSML is encoded by the coding sequence ATGGCCCGGATATTAGCAATTGATTACGGAAAAAAACGAACAGGACTGGCAGTAACCGATCCGGGGCAAATTATTGCCAATCGTTTAACAACAGTTCCAACACATACCATTTGGGATTTTCTGAAAGAATATTTTGAAAAGGAAAAAGTGGAAACGGTTGTCGTTGGTTATCCTAAACAAATGAACAACCAGGCGTCGGAGTCTGTTAGATTTATCAATCCGTTTTTGAAAAAGTTTCAGCAAAAATATCCGGAAATAAAACTGGAAATTTACGACGAACGTTTTACCTCAAAAATGGCTTTTCAAACCATGATTGACGGTGGATTGAAGAAACAAAAACGGCAAGACAAAGCATTGGTTGATGCAATAAGTGCAACCATTATTTTACAGAATTATTTAGAACAAAAACGCAACTCTATGCTTTAA
- the def gene encoding peptide deformylase produces MKYPVTVYGDPVLRKKAKKIEKDHPQLDEIIENMWETMYYSDGVGLAAPQVGMPIRMFVIDASSGADEEPELEGFKKVFINPEIIETNGEEWTMNEGCLSLPEIREDVDRPDEVTIKYQDENFEEHTETYKGFAGRVIQHEYDHLEGVLFVDHLSPLRKRLLKSKLVAISKGKVRPHYRIKVPK; encoded by the coding sequence ATGAAATACCCGGTAACCGTATATGGCGACCCTGTTTTAAGGAAAAAGGCTAAAAAAATTGAAAAAGATCATCCGCAGCTTGATGAGATTATTGAAAACATGTGGGAAACCATGTATTACTCTGACGGTGTTGGTTTGGCAGCTCCACAGGTTGGCATGCCCATTCGTATGTTTGTAATCGATGCCTCGTCGGGAGCCGATGAAGAACCGGAACTTGAAGGTTTTAAAAAGGTTTTTATAAATCCTGAAATTATTGAAACCAATGGCGAAGAATGGACCATGAACGAAGGCTGTTTGAGTTTACCCGAGATTCGAGAAGACGTTGACCGCCCCGACGAAGTAACTATTAAATACCAGGATGAAAATTTTGAAGAACATACAGAAACCTACAAAGGGTTTGCCGGCCGTGTAATTCAACATGAATACGATCATTTGGAAGGCGTTTTGTTTGTTGATCATTTATCGCCTTTGCGCAAACGGTTATTAAAAAGTAAGCTGGTGGCAATATCAAAAGGTAAAGTTCGTCCACACTACCGAATAAAAGTTCCGAAATAA